A genome region from Brassica oleracea var. oleracea cultivar TO1000 chromosome C2, BOL, whole genome shotgun sequence includes the following:
- the LOC106326897 gene encoding protein LIGHT-DEPENDENT SHORT HYPOCOTYLS 9-like, with protein sequence MQLIYSFLHIQDLSLFLFFHSKTFNSKTVSLSFLFPSLTMSSYNTPDEPSSSSNSGHHMPPPVQQQLSRYESQKRRDWNTFLQYLKTLNPPIKISQFDHTHVLSFLDYLDQFGKTKVHHQACAFFGQPDPPSPCTCPLKQAWGSLDALIGRLRAAYDEHGGGSSDSNLFGNGSIRIHLREIRESQAKARGIPYRKKKKRKKTANDADVIKKDFSNSGGS encoded by the coding sequence ATGCAACTCATATATTCGTTTCTACATATTCAAGATCTCTCTCTTTTTCTCTTTTTCCATTCTAAAACTTTTAACTCCAAAACAGTCTCTCTTTCTTTCCTTTTCCCCAGCCTAACCATGTCATCTTACAATACACCGGATGAACCTTCTTCCTCTTCCAACTCCGGCCACCACATGCCACCACCGGTTCAACAACAACTTAGCCGCTACGAATCACAGAAACGCCGCGACTGGAACACGTTTCTACAATACCTTAAAACCCTAAATCCACCCATAAAAATCTCCCAATTCGACCACACGCATGTGCTAAGCTTCCTCGACTACTTAGACCAGTTCGGTAAAACCAAAGTCCATCACCAAGCTTGTGCCTTCTTCGGGCAACCCGATCCACCATCTCCTTGCACTTGTCCTCTTAAGCAAGCTTGGGGAAGCTTAGATGCTTTGATCGGACGGCTGAGAGCTGCTTACGATGAACATGGTGGTGGATCATCCGATAGTAACCTGTTTGGGAACGGGTCAATTCGGATTCATTTGAGGGAAATTAGAGAGTCTCAAGCCAAGGCTCGTGGAATCCCATACAGGAAGAAAAAGAAAAGGAAGAAAACCGCAAACGACGCCGATGTGATCAAGAAAGATTTTTCAAACTCTGGGGGGTCGTAA